The Canis lupus dingo isolate Sandy chromosome 8, ASM325472v2, whole genome shotgun sequence genome has a segment encoding these proteins:
- the LOC112656984 gene encoding proteasome maturation protein-like, producing MNARGLGSQLKDSIPVTKLSASGPFEQHDLLRKGLPCVKNELLPSHPPELSEKNFQLNQDKMNFSTLRNIQGLFAPLKLQMEFKAVQHVQCLPFLPSSNLSMDILRGNDETTGFEDILNDPSQSELMGEPHLMVKYKLGLL from the coding sequence ATGAATGCCAGAGGACTTGGATCTCAGCTGAAGGACAGTATTCCAGTTACTAAACTTTCAGCAAGTGGACCTTTTGAACAGCATGATCTTCTTCGAAAAGGTCTCCCTTGTGTGAAAAATGAACTTCTGCCCAGTCATCCTCCTGAattgtcagaaaaaaatttccagctcaaccaagataaaatgaatttttctacaCTAAGAAACATCCAGGGTCTGTTTGCTCCACTAAAATTACAAATGGAATTCAAGGCAGTGCAGCATGTTCAgtgtcttccatttcttccaagCTCAAACCTTTCAATGGATATTTTAAGGGGTAATGATGAGACTACTGGATTTGAAGATATTCTTAATGACCCGTCACAAAGTGAACTAATGGGAGAACcacacttaatggtgaaatataAACTCGGTTTACTGTAA